GTTGCGAAAACCGGCCTGGTTGGCGGCATCGATGCCCTTGATCACCTGCGCCAGATCGCCGGTGCGGGTCAGTTCGCGAAAGCGTTGCGGGTCCAGGCAATCGAGGCTGATGTTCAGGCGCTTGACCCCGGCGTCGAACAACGGCCCGGCCAATTTGGCCAGCTGCGAGCCATTGGTGGTCATGCACAGTTCACGCAAGCCGGGCAGGGCGGCGATGTTGCGGCACAGCTCGACCACGCCCGGGCGGATCAGCGGCTCGCCTCCGGTCAGGCGGATCTTGCGAGTGCCCAGGGCGACGAAGCTCTGCGCCACCTGATGGATCTCTTCCAGGGTCAGCACCCGCTGGCGCGGCAGAAACTGCATGTCTTCAGCCATGCAGTACACGCAGCGGAAATCGCAACGGTCAGTCACCGACATCCGCAGATAGTCCACGCGCCTGGCGAACCCATCGATCAAGACTCGTTCCGACATTGCATCCTCACTTGGCACGAAGCGCATTTGAATGAATATCCGTAAACACTGTGGGAGCGAGCCCTGCTCGCGATGGTCGTTAACGATGACGCGTGCTGGCTGGTTGCACGCGGTGTTCTTGAGTCCATCGCGAGCATGCTCGCTCCTACAGGGGTTTCATTGATTTCAGGTTTGTTGAGCGCAGGCTAAGTGCAACTTATGAGGGCGTCCAATCACTATTAATAACTGGCTGATCGACGGCATCTATGATGAATTTATTGGCAGCGAAAAAGGTTGTTAAGCTTTCATAAGTAATTGAAAAATAAACATAAAAATCAATGATAAATATCTTCGATCATGTGGTCGTAAATAGCGATTAGACAGATTTTAATCGCCATTCTTAAGCTTTCTCCGTCAACCGATCAATCACCTGAATCGGGTCCAGGCCCAAGTGCCTTGTCACGGAGAAGCCGCATGTCTCAAGTCGACCGTTATAAACCCTACAAAGGTGCCGCCGCCGGTTGGGGCGCGCTCATTGCCGTCACCAAGAACTGGCTGGGCAGTGAAAACGCGCTGAAGAACATCCGTATGATGCTCAAGACCAACCAGAACGGCGGCTTCGACTGCCCCGGTTGCGCCTGGGGCGAGTCGCCGGAAAACGGCATTGTCAAGTTCTGCGAAAACGGCGCCAAGGCGGTGAACTGGGAGGCGACCGGGCGCCTGGTCAACCCGGCGTTCTTCAACAAATACAGCGTCACGACCCTGTCGGAGCAGAGTGATTACTGGCTGGAATATCAGGGGCGCCTGACTCACCCGATGCGCTATGACGCCGCCACCGATCGCTACGTGGAAACCACCTGGGACGAGGCCTTCGCGCTGATTGCCACACATCTCAATGCCCTGGAGTCACCGAACCAGGCCGAGTTCTATACGTCGGGCCGGGCCAGCAACGAAGCGGCGTTTCTCTATCAACTGTTCGTTCGCGCCTACGGCACCAACAACTTCCCCGATTGCTCGAACATGTGCCACGAAGCCAGCGCTGTCGCCATGATCGAAAGCCTGGGCGTGGGCAAGGGCACCGTGGTGTTCGATGACCTGGAGCATGCCGACGCGATTTTCGTCATCGGCCAGAACCCCGGCACCAACCACCCGCGGATGCTTGAACCGCTGCGCGAAGCGGTCAAACGCGGGGCGCAGGTAATCTGCATCAACCCGCTCAAGGAGCGTGGGCTGGAGCGTTTCCAGCACCCGCAACACCCGCTGGAAATGCTGCTCAATGGCTCTGAGCCGACCAACACCGCCTACTTCCGGCCGGCGCTGGGTGGCGACATGGCGGTCATGCGCGGCATGGCCAAGTTCCTCTTGCAGTGGGAGCGTGAAGCACAGGCCACCGGTGGTGAGCCGGTGTTCGACCATCAATTCATCGCAGAGCACACCTCGGGCATGGACGCTTACCTGGCCGAAGTCGACGCCACGACCTGGGCGCATATCGAGCAACAGTCGGGCATGCCCCTGGCCGACATCGAACTGGCGGCGCGCATGTATGTCCGTTCAAAGCGCGTGATCATGTGCTGGGCAATGGGCCTGACCCAGCACACGCACTCGGTGCCGACGCTGCTGGAAGTCATCAACCTGATGCTGCTGCGCGGCAATGTCGGCCGTCCCGGTGCCGGCCTGTCGCCGGTGCGCGGCCACAGTAACGTGCAGGGCGACCGCACCATGGGGATCAACGAACTGGCACCCACCGAGTTGCTCGATGCCTTGGAAAAACGCTTCGGCTTCAAGCCGCCGCGCGAGCATGGTCACAACACGGTGATGGCGATTTCGGCGATGGAGCAGGGGCAAGCCAAGGTGTTCATCGGCCTGGGTGGCAACTTCGCCCAGGCGACCCCCGACACCCCGCGCACCCATGCCGCGCTGCGCAAGTGCGAGCTGACCGTACACATCTCCACCAAGCTCAACCGCAGCCATCTGGTGACCGGGCGTGAAGCGCTGATCCTGCCGTGCCTGGGCCGCACCGACATCGATATCCAGGCCGAAGGCCCCCAAGGCGTCACCGTGGAAGACACCTTCAGCATGATCCACATCTCCCACGGCCAGCTGAAACCCAAGTCCAAACAGTTGCGTTCGGAACCGGCGATCATCGCCGGCATCGCCGCCGCGACCCTGGGCAACCAGCCGATCGACTGGAACTGGGCCGTCGGCGACTACGGCCGCATCCGCAACCTGATCGCCGACACCATCCCCGGCTTCAAGGATTTCAACACCCGGCTGCTGCACCCCGGTGGTTTCCACCTGGGCAACAACGCGGCGGACCGTATCTGGAAAACCGCGAGCGGCAAGGCGCAATTCGCCGCGAGCGTGCTACCCGAGCACCTGATCAGCGAAGGCGTGCGCAACCTGGCGGTCAAGCCGCATCTGATCCTGCAGACCATGCGTTCCCACGATCAGTACAACACCACGTTGTACGGGCTGGACGATCGTTATCGCGGGGTCTATGGCATGCGCGATGTGGTGTTCGCCAACGAGGCGGACATCCGCCGGCTCGGCTTCGAACCGGGGCAGAAAGTCGACCTGGTGGCGCTGTGGGACGACGACCGTGAGCGTCGGGTCAGCGGTTTTACCCTGATCGCCTATGACATTCCCGCAGGCCAGGCCGCCGCGTATTACCCGGAGACCAACCCGCTGGTGCCGCTGGAAAGTTACGGCGACCGCACCTACACCCCGACCTCCAAGTTCGTTGCCATCCGGCTTGAGCAGGCGAAGGCCAGCGGCCTGATTTCGACCTCGGCGGCGTAGCGCCGATCCCCAAGACTTTGTAGGAGCGAGCCTGCTCGCGATGAGGTCGGCACCTTCAACATTCATGGTGCCTGACACCCTGCAATCGCGAGCAGGCTCGCTCCTACAGTTTCAGATCCGTTCTGAGGATTTCGACATGTTCAACCTGCAGGCACTGGACCTGGCGCGAATTCAGTTCGCGTTCACGGTTTCGTTCCACATCATCTTTCCCGCCATCACCATTGGCCTTGCCAGTTTCCTGGCGGTGCTCGAAGGCTTGTGGCTGAAAACCCGCAACGACACCTACCGTGATCTCTACCATTTCTGGTCGAAAATCTTCGCGGTCAACTTCGGCATGGGCGTGGTCTCGGGGCTGGTCATGGCCTACGAATTCGGCACCAACTGGAGCCGCTTTTCCGACTTCGCCGGCAGCATCACGGGCCCCTTGCTGACCTATGAAGTGCTCACCGCGTTCTTTCTCGAAGCGGGCTTTCTCGGGGTCATGCTGTTCGGCTGGAACCGGGTAGGGCGGGGGCTGCACTTCTTCTCCACAGTGATGGTCGCCATCGGCACGCTGATCTCGACCTTCTGGATTCTCGCGTCCAACAGCTGGATGCAAACGCCCCAGGGCTTCGAAATCGTCGACGGTCGCGTGGTGCCGCTGGACTGGCTGGCCATCGTCTTCAACCCGTCGTTCCCTTACCGCCTGGCACACATGGCCATCGCGGCGTTCGTCGCCACCGCGTTTTTTGTCGGCGCGTCGGCGGCCTGGCATTTGTTGCGGGGCAACGACACACGGCAAGTGCGCAAGATGCTGTCGATGGCGTTGTGGATGGCGCTGATCGTCTGCCCGATCCAGGCGGTGGTCGGTGATGCCCACGGCTTGAACACCCTGGAGCACCAACCGGCGAAAATCGCCGCCATCGAAGGCCACTGGGAGAACAACGGCAGCGAAGCGACGCCGCTGGTGCTGTTCGGTATCCCCGACATGCAGGCCGAAAAGACCCGGTACGCAATTGAGATTCCGTATTTGGGCAGCCTGATCCTGACCCATAGCCTGGACAAGCAGATCCCGGCGCTCAAGAGCTTCCCGAAAGAGGACCGGCCCAACGCGACGATCATTTTCTGGAGCTTCCGGGTCATGGCCGGACTGGGCATGTTGATGGTGCTGGCCGGCGTGCTGGGCCTGGCCCTTCGTCGCAGCGGCGCGATCTACCGCAACCGCTGGTTCCTGCGCCTGATGTTGTGGATGGGCCCCAGCGGCCTGATCGCCATGCTGGCCGGCTGGATCACCACCGAAGTCGGGCGTCAGCCGTGGGTGGTGTATGGCCTGCAACGCACGGCCAATGCCGCGTCCAATCACAGTGTCACGCAGTTGAGCATCTCGCTGGCGCTGTTCGTGTTGATCTACTTCTCGGTGTTCACGGTGGGCATCGGCTACATGATGAAACTGGTCGCCAAGGGCCCGAAACCCCACCACGAACATGCACCTGCAGGGCATTCCGATCAGGTGATCACGCCGCGCCGGCCGCTGTCGGCAGTCGCCGAAGCTCTCGAAGCCGACGCCCGCGTCCATTGAAAAAGGGGAATTGAGAGATGGGTATTCAAGGTATCGACTTATCGTTGATCTGGGGCGTGATCATCGCCTTTGGCGTGATGATGTACGTGATCATGGACGGCTTCGATCTGGGGTTGGGGATCCTGTTCCCGTTGATCCCGGATGCCAGGGAACGGGATGTGATGATGAACACCGTCGCACCGGTGTGGGACGGTAACGAAACCTGGCTGGTGCTGGGTGGCGCGGCGCTGTACGGGGCGTTTCCGCTGGCCTATTCGGTGCTGCTGGAAGCGCTGTACCTGCCGCTGATCCTGATGTTGTGCGGGCTGATTTTTCGCGGTGTCGCCTTCGAGTTTCGCTTCAAGGCCAGCCCGGAAAAACGCCACGTCTGGGACATGGCGTTCATCGGCGGATCCTTGCTGGCGACGTTTGCCCAGGGCGTGACGATCGGCACCTACATCGTGGGAATCCCGGTGGTCGATCGGCAGTTCGCCGGTGGTGCGTTCGACTGGGTGGCGCCGTTTCCGCTGTTCTGCGGCATCGGCCTGATCGTCGCCTACGCCTTGCTCGGCAGCACCTGGTTGCTGGTCAAGACCGAAGGCATGCTGGAATCGCGGATGCGCCTGTTCACCCGGCCCCTGGCCTGGCTGCTGCTGGCGGTGATCGGAGTGATCTGCGTGTGGACACCGATCCTGCATCCGGAAATCGCCACGCGCTGGTTCGGCCATGCGCACCTGGCGGTGTTCGGCGCGTTGGCACTGCTGGCCTTGCTGGCACTGTTCGGTTTGCTCAAGACCTTGCGCCAACGCCACACCCATTGGCCGTTCGCTTTTACCTTGATGCTGATGTTCCTCGGCTATGTGGGGCTGGCCTTCAGTATCTGGCCCAACATCGTGCCGCCGTCGATCAGCCTGTGGGCGGCGGCATCCCCGGCGACCAGCCAGTTGTTCATTCTGATCGGCGCGCTGTTCATCCTGCCGATCATCCTGATGTACACGATCTGGAGCTACTACGTGTTCCGCGGCAAAGTGAGGATTGGCGATGGCTACCATTGACAGGCAACAAGCGGCAGCGGGTCGTTGGTACCAGCGGGTGGGATGGCTGGTGGTGATCTGGATGGGGAGTGTGGTGTCGCTGGGGGTGGTGGCCGAGGCCTTGCGGATGTTGATGCAGGCGGCGGGGATGAGTAGTCACTGACGACGGATCAGCCCCTGTAGGAGCGAGCCTGCTCGCGATGGACGACAACGATAACGCGGGCTGTCTGAATTCCCGCGTTGTCCGAACGTTCATCGCGAGCAGGCTCGCTCCTACAGGGGAAATGCGTTCCTCGCCGGATAATTCGGGTTATTGCGCCCCGAACATCGCCGTCCAGTAGATCCCCGCATCGCTCTTCGGATCGGTCGCGTAGGCCGCGCCCAGTTCCTTGAACTGCGGGTTCATCAGGTTGGCGCAGTGGCCGGGGCTGGTGAGCCAGCCGTCGACCACCTTGCGCACGCTGTCCTGGCCGGCGGCGATGTTTTCGCCGATTTGCTGGAAGTCGTAACCCGCCAGTTCCGCCCGGTCACCGGGTGTACGGCCGTCGCGGTCCTTGTGATCGAAGTAATTGTTGTTGGCCATGCTGCGCGAGTGGGTTTCGGCGGCGGTGGCCAGGGTGGCATTCCACGCCAGTGGCGAGGTGGCGGCAAAGGATTGCGCGCCGCATTGACGTGGCCGGGCGCGGGCGACGTTGACCTCGGCCAGCAGCTTCTGGCCTTCGGCCTGCCAGTCACCCAGGCGTGCGCTCAACAGCGGGCGCGCCACGACGATGCGCCATTCGCGGTCCTGGCGGCTGACGCCGACGTCGACGAACTGCGGGTCGAGCACGATCTGGCAGAAACTTTCCTGAATCGCCTTCATCGCCCCTTGCGCATCACGGGGCCCGGACAGGCTGATCGCTTGCACGTTCTTCATCGGATAGCCGGCGGTGGCCATGGCCTGCTGCAGATTGCCGATGCTGGCAGCCGTCAGCACCAGCCGTGGATCGGCGGCCAGCGGCGGCAGCTCCGAGGAGACCTGACCGGCGCAGCGCTGCAACTGGCTGCGGTAGAGGTTGATCGATTCGATCAGTTGCGATTCGTCGCTGGCCATGGCCGAAGACGCGAACGACAGAGCGAGAGCAACTCCGGCAAGGCGCAGAGCGGATGAGACGACATGCATGGAAAACCCCTTTGGCTGACTGCGCCCATGATGCGCGAAGTGGTTCCTGTTAAGGCAACGGATTCTGCGAAATGTTAGGACGTGTGTGCAATCATTTCACTACTACACTGAAGCGATAATTCCAACTGAGTCATCCCGACCATGCGCCTCGACTGGATTGCTGCCTGTCTTGCCTTGACCCTGCTCGCCGTTCCGGCCTTTGCCGACGAGCAGCAACAGAAACAGAAAGTGGCCGAAGACAAGGCCGAAGTGCTGGAACAAAAGGCCGCCGAGAACACCAACGCACCGCCTGCGCCCAAGGCCGAAGCCATCACCCAATCCGAAGTCCAGGCGGTCGACCCCGCCGGCACTGCGCCGATGGACGACGCCATCACCTGCCTGGCGCGTTCCATCTACTGGGAAGCCAAGGGCAAGGACTCCGCCGACATGGAAGCGGTGGCCAACGTGGTGATGAACCGTCTCGGTCATGAAGGCTTTCCCGATACGGTGTGCAAAGTGGTCAAGCAGGGCTCGGAGACCAAGAGCTGCCAGTTCTCCTGGTGGTGTGACGGCAAATCCGACTCGGTGCAGGAAGAGGTGCCCTACGCGATGGCCAAGGAAATCGCGCGCAAGGCGCTGAACAAGCAACTGCCGGATCGCACCGGAGGCGCGCTGTATTTTCATGACCGCACGGTGAACCCGAGTTGGTCGAAGGAGTACATCAAGACCGTGGACATCGGCCTCTTCCGTTTTTACAAACCCCATGGCGGGGACGCCAAGTAGCGGGAAAAATCCGCGGAAATTCATCTAGACCACCGAAACTGAAATATTTCTGTTTTACAAGCTTCATGACGGAGCAATGAGTCAGACATGTCATGAGCGGGAACAGAAGCATGCAGCAGGTGGTTTTTTTTATTGGGCATTCGGCAGCGCTCGGCGCCTTTTTTGGGGTGAGCGCCTCGTGACTATTCTCGTCACCGGCGCCGCCGGATTCATCGGCTTTCATGTGGCCCGGCGTTTGTGCCGGGACGGCCACGACGTGGTCGGGATCGATAACCTCAACGATTACTACGACGTAACGCTCAAGCAGGCGCGGCTCAGGGAGCTTGAGTGCCTGTCGGGCTTTCGCTTCGTGAAAATGGACATCGTCGACAAGCCGGCGTTGCTGGAGTTGTTCCGCGAGTATCGGTTCAGCGACGTGGTGCACCTGGCCGCCCAGGCCGGTGTGCGTTATTCGCTGGACAATCCGGATGTCTACGCGCAGTCGAACCTGGTGGGTTTCCTCAATGTGCTGGAAGCCTGCCGCCATCATCGTCCCGAGCATTTGGTCTACGCCTCCAGCAGCTCGGTATATGGCAGCAACGGCAAGCTGCCGTTCAGCGTCGAAGACCCTGTCGAACACCCGATTTCACTGTACGCGGCCACCAAGCGCGCCAATGAGCTGCTGGCCGACAGTTACTGCCACCTCTACGGCGTCAAGGCCAGCGGGCTACGCTTCTTTACGGTCTACGGACCCTGGGGCCGACCGGACATGGCGCTGTTCAAGTTCACCGAGGGCATCCTCAAGGGGCAGCCCATCGACATCTATAACCAGGGCGAGATGGCGCGGGACTTTACCTACATCGACGACATCGTCGAAGGCATCGCTCGTCTGCGTACAAAGCCACCCGTGCCGGCCGGGGCAGGCGAGGGCGTGAACCGCCTGTTCAACATCGGTCGCGGACAACCCGTGGCGCTGCTGGATTTTGTCGAGTGCCTGGAGTCGGCTCTGGACCGCCAGGCTGTGCGCAACTACCTGCCGTTGCAGGCCGGCGATGTGGTCAGGACCTGGGCCGATGTCTCGGCGCTGACGCAGTGGATCGATTTCAACCCGCAAGTGCCCGTCGCCACGGGCGTGACGGAGTTTGTGAAGTGGTATCGACAGTTTTATCGGATCTGAAGCATTCGCCTCTAGATAACGAACAACCAGAAGGCGAGGGGGACTCCATGAGCCAGGACATTTTTGTATCCGTATTGATTCCAGCGAAAAACGAAGCGAACAACCTCAGGCCGTTGCTCGAGGAAATTCGCGTGGCCATGGCAGACGAGGTCTACGAGATCATCGTCGTCGATGACGGCAGCACCGATGCGACCCTGCAGGAACTGCGGCAGATCAGAAACAACGGCCTGCATACCTTGCGCATCCTGCACCACGAGCGCTCGCTGGGGCAGAGCACTTCGCTGTACCACGCGGCCCGCGAAGCGCGGGGGCGCTGGCTGGCGACCCTTGATGGCGACGGCCAGAACGATCCGGCGGACATCCCCGGGATGCTGGCGCTGGTGCGGGGAAGCACGGATGTGCAACTGGTGGCCGGGCACCGGGTCAACCGCCGCGATACCGCGAGCAAGCGCTGGGCCTCGCGTTTCGCCAACAACCTGCGCAGTCGTTTACTCAAGGATTCCACCCCGGACACCGGTTGCGGCTTGAAGCTGATCGAACGCGCGGCATTTCTGCGCCTGCCGTACTTCGACCACATGCATCGCTACATTCCGGCGCTGATCCAGCGTCACAACGGCCGCATGATCGTCCATCCGGTCAACCACCGACC
This genomic interval from Pseudomonas putida contains the following:
- a CDS encoding FdhF/YdeP family oxidoreductase, which produces MSQVDRYKPYKGAAAGWGALIAVTKNWLGSENALKNIRMMLKTNQNGGFDCPGCAWGESPENGIVKFCENGAKAVNWEATGRLVNPAFFNKYSVTTLSEQSDYWLEYQGRLTHPMRYDAATDRYVETTWDEAFALIATHLNALESPNQAEFYTSGRASNEAAFLYQLFVRAYGTNNFPDCSNMCHEASAVAMIESLGVGKGTVVFDDLEHADAIFVIGQNPGTNHPRMLEPLREAVKRGAQVICINPLKERGLERFQHPQHPLEMLLNGSEPTNTAYFRPALGGDMAVMRGMAKFLLQWEREAQATGGEPVFDHQFIAEHTSGMDAYLAEVDATTWAHIEQQSGMPLADIELAARMYVRSKRVIMCWAMGLTQHTHSVPTLLEVINLMLLRGNVGRPGAGLSPVRGHSNVQGDRTMGINELAPTELLDALEKRFGFKPPREHGHNTVMAISAMEQGQAKVFIGLGGNFAQATPDTPRTHAALRKCELTVHISTKLNRSHLVTGREALILPCLGRTDIDIQAEGPQGVTVEDTFSMIHISHGQLKPKSKQLRSEPAIIAGIAAATLGNQPIDWNWAVGDYGRIRNLIADTIPGFKDFNTRLLHPGGFHLGNNAADRIWKTASGKAQFAASVLPEHLISEGVRNLAVKPHLILQTMRSHDQYNTTLYGLDDRYRGVYGMRDVVFANEADIRRLGFEPGQKVDLVALWDDDRERRVSGFTLIAYDIPAGQAAAYYPETNPLVPLESYGDRTYTPTSKFVAIRLEQAKASGLISTSAA
- a CDS encoding cytochrome ubiquinol oxidase subunit I, which encodes MFNLQALDLARIQFAFTVSFHIIFPAITIGLASFLAVLEGLWLKTRNDTYRDLYHFWSKIFAVNFGMGVVSGLVMAYEFGTNWSRFSDFAGSITGPLLTYEVLTAFFLEAGFLGVMLFGWNRVGRGLHFFSTVMVAIGTLISTFWILASNSWMQTPQGFEIVDGRVVPLDWLAIVFNPSFPYRLAHMAIAAFVATAFFVGASAAWHLLRGNDTRQVRKMLSMALWMALIVCPIQAVVGDAHGLNTLEHQPAKIAAIEGHWENNGSEATPLVLFGIPDMQAEKTRYAIEIPYLGSLILTHSLDKQIPALKSFPKEDRPNATIIFWSFRVMAGLGMLMVLAGVLGLALRRSGAIYRNRWFLRLMLWMGPSGLIAMLAGWITTEVGRQPWVVYGLQRTANAASNHSVTQLSISLALFVLIYFSVFTVGIGYMMKLVAKGPKPHHEHAPAGHSDQVITPRRPLSAVAEALEADARVH
- the cydB gene encoding cytochrome d ubiquinol oxidase subunit II, with translation MGIQGIDLSLIWGVIIAFGVMMYVIMDGFDLGLGILFPLIPDARERDVMMNTVAPVWDGNETWLVLGGAALYGAFPLAYSVLLEALYLPLILMLCGLIFRGVAFEFRFKASPEKRHVWDMAFIGGSLLATFAQGVTIGTYIVGIPVVDRQFAGGAFDWVAPFPLFCGIGLIVAYALLGSTWLLVKTEGMLESRMRLFTRPLAWLLLAVIGVICVWTPILHPEIATRWFGHAHLAVFGALALLALLALFGLLKTLRQRHTHWPFAFTLMLMFLGYVGLAFSIWPNIVPPSISLWAAASPATSQLFILIGALFILPIILMYTIWSYYVFRGKVRIGDGYH
- a CDS encoding DUF2474 domain-containing protein, translating into MATIDRQQAAAGRWYQRVGWLVVIWMGSVVSLGVVAEALRMLMQAAGMSSH
- a CDS encoding CAP domain-containing protein encodes the protein MHVVSSALRLAGVALALSFASSAMASDESQLIESINLYRSQLQRCAGQVSSELPPLAADPRLVLTAASIGNLQQAMATAGYPMKNVQAISLSGPRDAQGAMKAIQESFCQIVLDPQFVDVGVSRQDREWRIVVARPLLSARLGDWQAEGQKLLAEVNVARARPRQCGAQSFAATSPLAWNATLATAAETHSRSMANNNYFDHKDRDGRTPGDRAELAGYDFQQIGENIAAGQDSVRKVVDGWLTSPGHCANLMNPQFKELGAAYATDPKSDAGIYWTAMFGAQ
- a CDS encoding cell wall hydrolase, with protein sequence MRLDWIAACLALTLLAVPAFADEQQQKQKVAEDKAEVLEQKAAENTNAPPAPKAEAITQSEVQAVDPAGTAPMDDAITCLARSIYWEAKGKDSADMEAVANVVMNRLGHEGFPDTVCKVVKQGSETKSCQFSWWCDGKSDSVQEEVPYAMAKEIARKALNKQLPDRTGGALYFHDRTVNPSWSKEYIKTVDIGLFRFYKPHGGDAK
- a CDS encoding NAD-dependent epimerase, which gives rise to MTILVTGAAGFIGFHVARRLCRDGHDVVGIDNLNDYYDVTLKQARLRELECLSGFRFVKMDIVDKPALLELFREYRFSDVVHLAAQAGVRYSLDNPDVYAQSNLVGFLNVLEACRHHRPEHLVYASSSSVYGSNGKLPFSVEDPVEHPISLYAATKRANELLADSYCHLYGVKASGLRFFTVYGPWGRPDMALFKFTEGILKGQPIDIYNQGEMARDFTYIDDIVEGIARLRTKPPVPAGAGEGVNRLFNIGRGQPVALLDFVECLESALDRQAVRNYLPLQAGDVVRTWADVSALTQWIDFNPQVPVATGVTEFVKWYRQFYRI
- a CDS encoding glycosyltransferase family 2 protein, coding for MSQDIFVSVLIPAKNEANNLRPLLEEIRVAMADEVYEIIVVDDGSTDATLQELRQIRNNGLHTLRILHHERSLGQSTSLYHAAREARGRWLATLDGDGQNDPADIPGMLALVRGSTDVQLVAGHRVNRRDTASKRWASRFANNLRSRLLKDSTPDTGCGLKLIERAAFLRLPYFDHMHRYIPALIQRHNGRMIVHPVNHRPRTAGVSKYGNLDRALVGILDLAGVWWLIKRTRLNALPQELQVQELEG